The DNA window TAAACGTTCATTTTTATAACCTTATTTTTTTCCTTTATAAATTCGAAAATAAGGTCTCTTTCTTTAGCGAAAAATTTGTTTGGGATTTCGGGATAAAGTACAAGTGTTTTACCTCCGGCAACCAGATTTAAAACGGAATTTTGAGTTTCTATAGAAATAACACCGTTTTTAGCACTGTTGTATTTTCCGTTATATATTTTTAAAATCTCGGAACTTAATTTCACTTCTTTTCTTTCATTTAGATAAGGAGCGGGACCATGGTTATAGCTTAAGACCCGTGACATTTTCCAAGCTCCATTTTCCAATATCCACAGATCAGTAAATTTTGCTAAACCATCGCGAAATTCTTTTTTACCAGTTTCATTGATATAGAAATAATGGTCACCAGAAATAATCAAGCCGTAAAGTTTATCATCTTTTTTCATTGGAAAAGTCTGAACCGTTTTATCAATAGCCTCCCTTCTTAATCGGAAGTCTTTATTACCGCATAGATTTCTTTGAAAAGTGATCTCTAAATTAGAAGCCCCTTTCGTTATACCGCCTTTATCGTGATAAAATTCTACATCATTGGGAATGAAACGCATCATTTCGCTAACATTACATTTGTTGTAAGCTGTCCAGAATAAACTGTCACTTTTTATTGCTTCTTTTATGAGGGCTTCATTGTTTTGAGCAGATAAAATTTGGAATGGTGAAATTAAGATGAACAGCGTGAAGATATAGTTTTTCATTATTTAAGGTTGAATATTCTGATTACGAATATGAGGATTTTTTTTGAACTAAAATTTCTATTTTTGTTGAAATTCACTTGATTTAAAATTAATCTATGTCTTGGAATATTTTTGAAGTTGTAGAGGTTGTTCTTGATGCGCTGAATCTATTGAGTGATTCATCAGTTCCAGAATGGAAAGATGAGAAAAGCATTATAAAAAGGAAAAAAACTGAATTTGCAATAGAATGGATAAGCACTGGTTTAGCTTTAGCCGGTTTTCTATTATTGTTTATTGTTTTTAGCAATTCCTTATCTTATGAGAATACTTTTCAAGTTACTGTCATTGCTACTCTGATTGCTGTTTTAATGGCGTCTGCATGTTGTTTCATCTTGCATGTGTTGACTTTGTTTTATTTCAGAAGTTTCTTTTCTATGTTATTTTTCTGCTTCTCTTTGATCCTTTTTTCAACGGCTTTACTATTGGTTGTCTACTTTAAATCAGGTTTATTTTGATAACTACCTTATCATGGATGGTGCATAACCATATTGCTTTTTAAAAGCATAAGAGAAATGTGATAAATCTTCGAAACCGACTTCCATAAAAACATCCGTTGGTTTTTTATTCTTTTCGGCAAGGTGATAATGAGCCAATTCTAAGCGTTTATGGGTAAGCCAACGTTGAGGTGTGGTTTTAAAGGTCTTTCTGAAATCCCGATTGAAGGTTGATAAGCTTCTACCCGTGAGATATCCGAATCTTTCAAGTGG is part of the Chryseobacterium paludis genome and encodes:
- a CDS encoding nuclear transport factor 2 family protein; translated protein: MKNYIFTLFILISPFQILSAQNNEALIKEAIKSDSLFWTAYNKCNVSEMMRFIPNDVEFYHDKGGITKGASNLEITFQRNLCGNKDFRLRREAIDKTVQTFPMKKDDKLYGLIISGDHYFYINETGKKEFRDGLAKFTDLWILENGAWKMSRVLSYNHGPAPYLNERKEVKLSSEILKIYNGKYNSAKNGVISIETQNSVLNLVAGGKTLVLYPEIPNKFFAKERDLIFEFIKEKNKVIKMNVYENGNLLEEDKKIE
- a CDS encoding branched-chain amino acid ABC transporter substrate-binding protein, whose translation is MSWNIFEVVEVVLDALNLLSDSSVPEWKDEKSIIKRKKTEFAIEWISTGLALAGFLLLFIVFSNSLSYENTFQVTVIATLIAVLMASACCFILHVLTLFYFRSFFSMLFFCFSLILFSTALLLVVYFKSGLF